One part of the Flavobacterium johnsoniae UW101 genome encodes these proteins:
- a CDS encoding T9SS C-terminal target domain-containing protein encodes MEQSILIRKYFKKLVLSIFILFIYTTDLYGQNCSVNAGILNVTICETDALVLTGNNPSPIIGNVLWTQISGPTVVINSPNNPTTTISGYTGGNTYIFRYSATCGDGVFAYQDKVVNVQPITIANAGGNITSCPNSAGTLTISANAPQNTGETAHWEIVGANNAGVVINFPNLPTSTITLPQTSCGTTTLQWVIEGPEYAAGQRCRTTSQITVTNYGGVKPVSAGADQTLSNCYTTTQSTNLTGTYGGCGLNGQNGQWTFVSGPNTPSIGSPNSNDTQISNLVEGTYTFRWTVTGPCASGNDLVTITVPPATQDVTTLPGGDENIFFCDSSINQVTLVAQTPLYAGETVQWTQIEGDTGAVIVSPTNPTTLVTNISDAGDPYRFRYTLTNSNTGCIFTKDYIVQFNSATRTIVANNGDDLIGNCNATVFTIPLTVTGTGYNQYRIVSGPAGSPLGPFPTAYTNIGNSLTLTLTTSGEYIVEFVRKQDGSLPIGCDYGFDSLNILVSGEPTPSNAGSDVSLPCGDTTTVLSGVATDEGMHFWSQLSGPNEAVIVDNFAVDTQVTGLIPGTYVFEYITKGGGAKCGFSVSNVTIHVSGSNLGTTDAGPDQIVCTNSQVPLAASPPLSGEIGTWSQVSGPSTITFSNVNDPNAIATGFTTAASAYQLQWTIAYLHPGPSCSASISDTVTIATNNATASSSADAGPDACYPSGTSSFNLSGNTPGILETGIWTVVPAAGVIIADENDPNTMVTVPGNGTYVFTWAIETITRLCEPNRSSVSITIANTPPAANAGPDQEICGNTITMAATPSSGGVGTWTRISGVGGYTISDEHDPNAVFTFAYSGFYIFRWTINAEVCGEAFDDINLTIGIPPIAANAGPDQNICGSTSVTMAGSTYDSFFESGQWSVLTGAPNQPNIVNPSSPNTVINGLVAGTYTFRWTITAKSIFLCQGTFDDVVVVVAPAANAGIDQNYCDVTSIQLKGNENSTGIWTLTSTTGNSNDVVITQSPPNSYVANATVVPGNSYVFTYTTSPVTYPNGSTCPGSSDTVNVTIYSGASIDPNAGADQTLCIADVGGTATLTGNMPPPDVSVAEWRFVYQPSGSVAVITTPSAPLTTVTGLTVPGLYILEWVFESNSCRTLSDIVRIEMNAAPSTADAGPDDTAACQTTYQTAAVPPAVGIGTWSFASPGDDPSGGAVVINNPNSPVTTLSNITTLGTYRLTWTVTNGPFTNPSLCQPSSDTVEITFNDIPPSIANAGPDQELCDVDTATMAAQAVTSGLGTWTMTSGPNTANIASPNSENSLMLGLIPGTYEFLWTVTTLNLNGCISQDSVIVTIYDQPSTANAGPDQTIPQFSPVNMNAGTPAVGTGEWTQVSGPSIVGFTNVTSPTTAVTGTISGTYVLRWTVTNGNCAVSSDTMTLTILSVADLELTKSVTPITGSAGDIVTFNIQIFNNNSLGGTVDATGVSVRDYIPSGYTIVPGSANFAGQYNLGDNTITWSNLTVPVGSRITLTFQAVIKSTGSYTNIAEIIASDQFDPDSTPNNNVLAEDDQDDAAIILDVADLSLQKTVSPTSVSINDNVVFTIRVTNSGPNNASGITVSDHLPPGYTYVSDNGAGKYNNTTGIWNVGNLNNGNSLTLQITAKVNVAAAANYVNTAEIQTAHQVDPDSTPGNGLPEDDMASTNVTLKSADLELTKSVSPTTAAAGQQVNFTINVVNKGPGNATGVSVQDIIPVGYTLIPGSVSNGGLYQVANASINWNNLVLANGANTNLTFSAFVNPLGSYVNTAQITASDLPDPDSTPNNNIPTEDDQDTAEITFIGPSADLSLVKNVVAGNTSPVVGSQVSFELVITNSGPNNATGVQVTDLLPSGFEFVNYSSSAGIYNEVTGLWNVGTVDVGVSESLIIDAKVMPAGIYTNIAQVTASDLPDPDSTPNNDDGDQSEDDEDNAVITPTQPSADLSLTKSVNNPTPLVGSQVTFEIIVTNNGPQDNTGIQVTDLLPSGYTYNSFTVSTGVYNPLTGVWTVGNLVNTKFETLQITATVNASGDYLNKAEVTASDLPDPDSTPNNGVTTEDDYAEVSTTPVPPSSDLSVTKTVTNATPLVGSQVTFAITVTNNGPQDNTGVQVTDLLPSGYTYNSFTVSTGAFNPATGVWTVGNLVNGKIETLQLTATVNSSGNYLNSTEITAAAIPDPDSTPNNGITTEDDYAEVLTTPITLSSDLSLAKTVNNPTPLIGSQVIFEVVVTNSGPQNNTGVQVTDILPSGYNFIGFTVSTGTYNTSNGIWTVGNLASGDSETLQIVASVNNTGVYTNTAEVTASDLPDPDSTPNNGVAAEDDYAEAATVPVQPSADLSLTKTVNNSTPIIGSQVTFSIGINNAGPQETNDVTVTDLLPSGYTYVSYNTTIGTYNPTTGLWNVGTLPAAASHTLQITTVVNPSGNYLNTAEVTASSASDPDSTPNNGVTTEDDYAEAAITPTNQSSDLSLTKTVNNTTPIVGSQVIFEVIVTNNGPQDNTGVQVTDLLPNGYTYNSFTISTGTYDPVTGIWIVGNLINGKSETLQLTAAVNASGNYLNVAEVTAANLPDPDSTPNNGAASEDDYATATITPTTQASDLSLTKTVSNATPLAGSLVTFEVVVTNNGPQDNTGVQVTDLLPSGYTFTNFTISTGTYNPVTGLWNVGNLINGKSETLQIIATVNTAGNYLNTAEVTAAALPDPDSTPNNGITTEDDYDSAITVPINQAANLSLTKTVNNPTPLVGSLVTFEIVVTNSGPQNAAGVEVTDLLPNGYTYSSFTATKGTYNRTTGKWNIGSLLNGDSQTLQITATVNPAGNYNNIAEVTASSLPDPNSTPNNGVPTEDDYAEAAVTPSQALADLSLVKAVVGGNLSPIFGAAVTFEITVKNDGPQNATGVKVIDLLPSGYDYVVYSSTAGQYFNTTGIWDIGTIPNGGSESLLISAKVNLTGNYQNTAEVYASNELDPDSTPNNNVSGEDDISSVLLSPVPAVADLSIEKNVINNNLTPDVGSQISFSVTVTNSGPSISTGVTVKDIIPSGYEYIFYNSTSGSYNQNTGIWTPGTILPGNSHTLLINVFVKSPTGTTDEYLNTAEIMTADQFDPDSTPGNGVATEDDYDSISVTPVIVMADLSIAKTALNQDAVHDVGSTVIFTVTVTNDGPADATGVMVKDLLPPGFTYVTSSPTSGLYNYVTGVWNAGSIAAGTDQSLDIYTTVNPPSGAAGQYTNTTEVIASNLPDPDSTPNNGVTTEDDYDSLQIKVAVADLSLEKTVSNKNANVNEVVTYTIQINNEGPSTATGVAVEDLIPIGFSNISSITNGGIFSKSIIKWVDLTVPVGGITLTYQATVGSPHGLEANDYLNIAQVTASNQFDPDSKPNNDNGDQSEDDEDSEFVNIPSTDIAINKEVDQTDAAMGSEVIFTITAENLGNLTATNVEVQDILPKGYLLNSSTVSSGTYNSSTSVWAIPSVNAGSTQTLTINAKVVDFNDYLNTAHLVKMDQIDTNSSNNQDSAAVSPNCLKIYNEFSPNDDGQNDTFYIDCITQYPDNQLEIFNRWGNLVYYKKGYDNTWDGKADGSAKTLPEGTYFYVLDLGNGSAKKSGWLYLK; translated from the coding sequence CATTAACAATTTCTGCTAATGCTCCTCAAAACACAGGAGAAACGGCTCATTGGGAAATAGTAGGCGCTAACAATGCCGGAGTTGTAATCAATTTTCCAAATCTGCCTACCTCAACTATAACTTTACCGCAGACAAGCTGCGGTACAACAACACTTCAATGGGTTATAGAAGGGCCAGAATATGCTGCAGGGCAGCGATGCAGAACGACATCTCAAATTACGGTTACCAATTACGGCGGTGTTAAGCCGGTTTCTGCCGGAGCAGATCAAACTTTAAGCAATTGTTATACTACTACACAAAGTACAAATCTTACGGGAACTTATGGCGGCTGCGGTCTTAACGGGCAAAATGGTCAATGGACTTTTGTAAGCGGTCCAAATACACCTTCTATTGGCAGTCCAAATTCTAACGATACTCAAATTTCTAACCTTGTTGAAGGTACTTATACTTTTAGATGGACGGTTACAGGACCTTGTGCCTCCGGAAATGATCTTGTTACGATTACAGTTCCTCCGGCCACACAGGATGTAACAACACTGCCGGGCGGAGATGAAAATATATTCTTTTGCGACAGCAGTATTAATCAGGTAACACTTGTAGCTCAGACTCCATTATATGCCGGTGAAACGGTACAATGGACGCAGATTGAAGGAGACACAGGTGCAGTAATTGTTTCACCGACTAATCCTACTACTTTGGTGACTAACATATCTGATGCCGGAGATCCTTACAGATTTAGATATACGCTTACCAACAGTAATACAGGCTGTATTTTTACTAAAGATTATATTGTTCAGTTTAATAGTGCTACAAGAACGATTGTCGCTAATAATGGTGATGATTTAATAGGGAACTGTAATGCAACTGTATTTACAATTCCGCTTACGGTTACAGGAACGGGTTATAACCAATATAGAATCGTTAGCGGTCCTGCAGGTTCGCCATTAGGTCCTTTTCCAACTGCCTATACCAATATTGGAAATTCCTTAACTCTTACGCTCACCACTTCTGGTGAATATATTGTTGAATTTGTTCGAAAACAAGACGGATCACTTCCTATAGGATGCGATTATGGTTTCGACTCTTTGAATATTTTAGTTTCTGGCGAACCAACGCCTTCAAATGCAGGTTCTGATGTAAGTCTGCCATGCGGAGACACAACTACGGTTTTATCAGGAGTTGCAACAGATGAAGGAATGCATTTCTGGAGTCAGCTGAGCGGGCCAAATGAAGCTGTAATTGTTGACAATTTTGCAGTTGACACGCAAGTAACCGGATTAATTCCCGGAACTTATGTTTTTGAATATATTACAAAAGGCGGCGGTGCAAAATGCGGTTTCTCGGTTTCTAATGTAACGATACATGTATCAGGAAGCAATTTAGGCACAACAGATGCAGGACCCGATCAGATAGTCTGCACCAATTCACAAGTGCCTCTTGCCGCAAGTCCTCCTTTAAGCGGCGAAATTGGTACCTGGAGTCAGGTTTCTGGTCCAAGTACGATAACTTTTTCTAATGTAAATGATCCAAACGCGATTGCAACAGGTTTTACTACAGCTGCATCTGCATATCAATTACAATGGACTATAGCTTATCTTCATCCGGGACCTTCCTGCAGTGCATCTATTTCTGATACGGTAACTATTGCCACAAATAATGCCACTGCTTCATCCAGTGCTGATGCCGGGCCGGATGCTTGTTATCCTTCAGGCACAAGTTCTTTTAATCTAAGCGGAAATACACCGGGAATATTAGAAACCGGAATCTGGACGGTAGTGCCTGCTGCCGGAGTTATTATTGCTGACGAAAATGATCCAAATACCATGGTAACGGTTCCCGGAAATGGAACGTACGTATTTACATGGGCAATTGAAACCATAACCAGATTATGCGAACCTAACAGAAGTTCTGTTTCGATTACTATTGCCAACACACCTCCTGCTGCAAACGCGGGCCCGGATCAGGAAATATGCGGTAATACCATTACTATGGCCGCAACACCAAGCAGCGGCGGTGTAGGAACCTGGACAAGAATTTCAGGTGTTGGAGGTTATACAATAAGTGACGAACATGATCCTAATGCGGTGTTTACTTTTGCATACAGCGGTTTTTATATTTTTAGATGGACTATTAATGCCGAAGTCTGCGGTGAGGCATTTGATGATATTAATTTAACTATTGGAATCCCGCCTATTGCAGCCAATGCAGGGCCTGATCAAAATATCTGCGGCAGTACCAGTGTTACAATGGCCGGAAGTACTTATGACAGTTTCTTTGAAAGCGGACAATGGTCGGTTTTGACTGGTGCGCCAAATCAGCCTAATATTGTGAATCCTTCAAGTCCAAATACTGTAATTAACGGACTTGTTGCCGGTACTTATACTTTTAGATGGACGATTACAGCAAAAAGCATTTTCCTGTGTCAGGGAACTTTTGATGATGTAGTTGTAGTAGTCGCACCAGCCGCCAATGCCGGCATCGATCAGAACTATTGTGATGTTACCAGTATTCAGCTTAAAGGAAATGAAAACTCAACGGGAATCTGGACGCTTACCAGCACTACAGGAAATAGTAATGATGTTGTTATTACACAATCGCCTCCAAACAGTTATGTTGCAAATGCAACTGTTGTTCCCGGAAACAGTTATGTTTTTACTTATACAACCAGTCCTGTAACCTATCCTAATGGCAGTACTTGTCCGGGATCATCAGATACTGTAAATGTTACTATTTACAGCGGCGCGAGTATAGATCCAAATGCCGGAGCAGATCAAACTTTATGTATTGCTGATGTTGGAGGAACTGCAACTCTGACTGGAAATATGCCTCCTCCCGATGTATCCGTAGCCGAATGGCGTTTTGTTTATCAGCCTTCAGGAAGTGTTGCTGTAATTACCACCCCTTCTGCCCCATTAACTACAGTTACAGGTTTAACAGTTCCGGGACTTTATATTCTGGAATGGGTATTTGAAAGTAATTCCTGCCGAACATTATCAGATATAGTAAGAATCGAAATGAACGCAGCGCCAAGCACTGCCGATGCAGGTCCTGATGATACTGCTGCCTGTCAAACCACATATCAAACTGCCGCTGTTCCGCCCGCTGTGGGTATCGGAACGTGGTCTTTTGCCAGTCCGGGAGATGATCCATCCGGAGGTGCCGTAGTAATCAATAATCCTAACAGTCCTGTAACCACGCTGTCTAATATTACAACTTTAGGTACATACAGATTAACATGGACGGTTACAAACGGACCTTTTACCAATCCATCGTTATGTCAGCCTTCTTCAGATACTGTTGAAATAACTTTTAATGATATTCCGCCTTCCATTGCAAATGCAGGACCGGATCAGGAATTATGTGATGTCGATACCGCCACAATGGCCGCTCAGGCCGTTACTTCAGGTCTGGGAACCTGGACTATGACTTCTGGCCCAAATACTGCAAATATTGCTTCACCAAACAGTGAAAACTCTCTAATGTTAGGTTTAATTCCGGGGACTTATGAGTTTCTTTGGACTGTTACGACTTTAAATTTAAACGGATGTATTTCACAGGATTCTGTTATAGTAACCATCTACGATCAGCCATCGACTGCGAATGCAGGGCCAGATCAAACTATTCCGCAGTTTTCTCCTGTAAATATGAATGCCGGTACACCAGCCGTTGGAACCGGAGAATGGACACAGGTATCTGGACCAAGTATAGTAGGATTTACTAATGTAACATCTCCTACAACAGCTGTTACAGGTACTATTTCAGGAACGTATGTTTTAAGATGGACGGTAACTAACGGAAATTGCGCTGTTTCATCAGATACCATGACTCTTACTATTTTGTCTGTAGCAGATCTTGAATTAACAAAATCAGTTACTCCCATAACAGGAAGTGCTGGAGATATCGTAACCTTCAATATTCAGATTTTCAATAATAACTCTTTAGGAGGAACCGTTGATGCTACCGGAGTATCAGTTCGGGATTATATTCCTTCTGGTTATACGATAGTTCCGGGATCAGCAAATTTTGCCGGACAATATAATCTTGGTGATAATACCATTACGTGGAGTAATCTTACTGTTCCTGTTGGAAGCCGTATAACTTTAACTTTTCAGGCTGTAATTAAATCAACAGGATCATATACTAATATCGCAGAAATAATTGCATCAGACCAATTTGATCCGGACAGTACACCAAATAATAATGTTTTGGCAGAAGATGATCAGGATGATGCAGCTATAATATTAGATGTTGCCGATTTATCTCTTCAAAAAACAGTTTCACCAACATCGGTCAGCATCAATGACAATGTTGTGTTTACGATTAGAGTAACGAACAGCGGACCAAATAATGCTTCCGGAATTACTGTTTCAGATCATCTTCCTCCGGGATATACCTATGTAAGCGATAATGGAGCAGGAAAGTATAACAATACAACAGGGATTTGGAATGTTGGTAACCTAAACAACGGAAACTCGCTTACTTTACAAATTACAGCAAAAGTAAATGTTGCAGCAGCTGCCAATTATGTAAATACTGCCGAAATACAAACAGCACATCAGGTCGATCCTGACAGTACACCGGGAAATGGTCTTCCTGAAGACGATATGGCAAGTACCAATGTCACCCTAAAATCAGCTGATTTAGAATTAACCAAATCGGTTTCACCAACTACTGCAGCAGCAGGACAGCAAGTCAATTTTACTATTAATGTAGTAAACAAAGGACCTGGAAATGCTACGGGAGTTAGTGTTCAGGATATTATTCCGGTTGGTTATACGCTGATTCCGGGATCAGTGTCAAATGGCGGTTTATATCAGGTAGCCAATGCTTCTATAAATTGGAACAATTTAGTTTTGGCAAACGGTGCCAATACAAACCTAACTTTCAGCGCCTTTGTAAATCCTTTAGGAAGTTATGTAAATACTGCTCAGATAACAGCAAGTGATTTACCAGATCCTGATAGTACGCCAAATAATAATATTCCAACAGAAGACGATCAGGATACAGCCGAAATTACTTTTATAGGCCCGTCTGCTGATTTATCTTTAGTTAAAAATGTAGTAGCCGGAAATACGAGTCCGGTTGTGGGAAGCCAGGTTTCATTTGAATTGGTTATTACCAACAGCGGTCCAAATAATGCAACCGGAGTTCAGGTAACCGATTTACTTCCGTCAGGTTTTGAATTTGTAAACTACAGCTCATCAGCAGGAATTTATAATGAGGTGACGGGTTTATGGAATGTAGGAACGGTAGATGTTGGTGTTTCTGAATCTCTTATTATAGATGCCAAAGTAATGCCAGCAGGAATTTATACTAATATTGCTCAGGTAACGGCTAGTGATCTTCCTGATCCGGATTCAACACCAAATAACGACGACGGTGATCAAAGCGAAGACGATGAAGACAATGCTGTTATTACGCCAACCCAGCCTTCAGCCGATTTATCTTTAACCAAATCAGTAAATAATCCAACGCCTTTAGTGGGTTCACAAGTTACTTTTGAAATTATTGTGACCAATAACGGCCCACAGGACAATACAGGTATTCAGGTTACTGATTTACTGCCTTCCGGATATACGTATAATAGTTTTACGGTTTCAACAGGAGTTTATAATCCCCTAACTGGTGTTTGGACCGTTGGCAATTTAGTGAATACAAAATTTGAAACACTTCAAATTACAGCAACCGTAAATGCCTCTGGAGATTATCTTAACAAAGCCGAAGTAACAGCAAGTGATCTTCCTGATCCGGATTCAACACCAAATAATGGCGTTACGACTGAAGATGATTACGCCGAAGTTTCAACAACACCTGTACCGCCTTCATCTGATTTATCTGTTACAAAAACGGTAACTAATGCCACGCCTTTGGTGGGCAGTCAGGTGACTTTTGCGATTACAGTAACTAATAACGGACCTCAGGATAATACAGGCGTTCAGGTAACAGATTTACTGCCTTCGGGATATACGTACAATAGTTTTACAGTTTCAACAGGGGCTTTTAATCCGGCAACTGGAGTTTGGACTGTAGGGAATTTGGTAAACGGAAAAATTGAAACCCTGCAGCTTACGGCCACTGTAAATAGTTCCGGAAATTATTTAAACAGCACTGAAATTACAGCTGCTGCTATTCCGGATCCAGACTCTACTCCAAATAACGGAATTACGACAGAAGACGATTATGCCGAAGTTCTTACTACACCAATAACGTTGTCTTCAGATTTATCGTTAGCCAAAACGGTTAATAATCCAACGCCTCTTATTGGATCTCAGGTTATTTTTGAAGTGGTGGTAACCAATAGCGGACCTCAAAACAATACTGGAGTTCAGGTAACAGATATATTGCCAAGCGGTTATAATTTTATTGGCTTTACCGTTTCAACAGGAACATATAACACCTCTAACGGAATTTGGACGGTTGGCAATTTAGCCAGCGGAGATTCTGAAACATTGCAGATCGTTGCTTCTGTTAATAATACGGGAGTTTATACTAATACTGCCGAAGTTACTGCCAGTGATCTTCCCGATCCCGATTCGACTCCAAATAATGGTGTAGCTGCAGAAGACGATTATGCCGAAGCTGCGACAGTTCCAGTTCAGCCTTCTGCCGATTTATCTTTAACAAAAACAGTTAATAACAGTACCCCAATAATTGGTTCTCAGGTAACTTTTAGCATTGGAATAAACAATGCAGGACCCCAGGAAACAAATGATGTAACAGTAACCGATTTACTGCCTTCCGGATATACGTATGTTTCCTACAACACTACTATTGGAACTTATAATCCAACAACAGGATTATGGAATGTGGGTACACTTCCTGCTGCCGCTTCACATACTTTACAAATAACTACTGTGGTAAATCCTTCCGGAAATTATTTGAATACAGCTGAAGTTACAGCAAGTTCAGCTTCTGACCCAGATTCAACACCAAATAATGGTGTTACGACAGAAGATGATTATGCCGAAGCTGCAATTACGCCAACGAATCAGTCATCGGATTTATCTTTAACTAAAACGGTAAATAATACAACACCAATAGTAGGCTCGCAGGTTATTTTTGAAGTTATCGTGACCAATAACGGACCGCAGGATAATACAGGTGTACAAGTAACTGATTTACTTCCTAACGGATATACGTATAATAGTTTTACTATTTCTACCGGAACTTATGATCCTGTAACCGGAATTTGGATTGTTGGTAATTTAATTAACGGAAAATCTGAAACACTGCAATTAACCGCAGCTGTAAATGCATCAGGAAATTATCTGAATGTGGCAGAAGTAACAGCAGCAAATCTTCCTGATCCAGATTCAACGCCAAATAATGGTGCCGCATCAGAAGATGATTATGCAACAGCCACAATTACGCCAACAACTCAGGCATCAGATTTATCTTTAACTAAAACAGTGAGCAATGCGACGCCGTTAGCAGGTTCTTTAGTTACTTTCGAAGTTGTAGTAACCAATAATGGTCCGCAGGATAATACAGGCGTACAAGTAACAGACTTACTTCCATCAGGATATACCTTTACTAATTTTACTATTTCTACAGGAACTTACAATCCCGTAACAGGATTATGGAATGTGGGTAATTTAATCAATGGAAAATCTGAAACTTTACAAATTATTGCCACAGTAAATACTGCTGGAAATTATTTAAATACTGCCGAAGTTACTGCCGCTGCTCTTCCCGATCCCGATTCAACGCCAAATAACGGAATTACTACGGAAGACGATTATGATTCGGCAATAACAGTTCCAATCAATCAGGCAGCCAATTTATCTTTAACCAAAACCGTAAATAATCCAACGCCTTTAGTAGGTTCATTAGTTACTTTTGAAATTGTAGTTACCAACAGCGGTCCTCAAAATGCTGCAGGTGTCGAAGTAACCGATTTACTGCCTAACGGATATACGTATAGCAGTTTTACAGCAACCAAAGGAACTTATAACCGAACTACAGGAAAATGGAATATTGGTTCTTTGTTAAATGGTGATTCGCAGACATTGCAAATTACAGCAACGGTAAATCCTGCCGGAAATTATAACAATATTGCTGAGGTAACAGCAAGCAGTCTGCCAGATCCAAACTCAACTCCAAATAACGGTGTTCCAACCGAAGACGATTATGCAGAAGCTGCTGTTACTCCATCTCAGGCTTTGGCTGACTTATCTCTTGTAAAAGCAGTTGTCGGCGGTAATTTGAGTCCAATATTTGGTGCAGCAGTTACTTTTGAAATCACGGTCAAAAACGACGGTCCGCAAAATGCAACCGGAGTAAAAGTCATCGATTTACTGCCAAGCGGTTATGATTATGTAGTTTACAGCTCAACCGCAGGACAATATTTTAATACAACCGGAATTTGGGATATCGGAACAATTCCAAACGGAGGATCAGAATCGCTTTTAATATCTGCAAAAGTAAATCTAACCGGAAACTATCAAAACACAGCCGAAGTGTATGCTTCAAACGAATTAGATCCGGACAGTACACCCAATAACAATGTTTCTGGAGAAGACGACATTTCATCTGTATTACTCTCTCCTGTTCCAGCTGTCGCAGATCTTTCAATAGAGAAAAATGTAATCAACAACAATCTTACACCCGATGTTGGTTCGCAGATTTCATTTTCTGTAACCGTAACCAATTCAGGTCCGAGTATTTCGACCGGAGTAACCGTAAAAGATATTATTCCGTCTGGTTACGAATACATTTTTTACAATTCTACCTCTGGAAGCTACAATCAAAATACCGGAATATGGACACCGGGAACTATACTTCCGGGCAACAGTCATACCTTATTGATTAATGTTTTTGTAAAAAGCCCAACCGGAACCACAGATGAATATTTAAACACTGCCGAAATCATGACCGCAGACCAATTTGACCCGGATAGCACGCCGGGAAATGGGGTTGCGACAGAAGACGATTACGACAGCATTTCGGTAACGCCGGTAATTGTTATGGCCGATTTATCTATAGCTAAAACAGCATTAAACCAAGATGCCGTGCACGATGTTGGTTCGACCGTTATTTTTACGGTTACAGTTACCAATGATGGTCCGGCAGATGCCACTGGTGTAATGGTTAAAGACTTACTGCCTCCCGGATTCACGTATGTAACCAGCAGTCCTACAAGCGGTCTTTATAATTACGTAACCGGAGTTTGGAACGCAGGCTCTATTGCTGCCGGAACAGACCAGTCTTTGGATATTTATACAACAGTAAATCCACCGTCTGGAGCTGCAGGCCAATATACCAACACTACAGAAGTTATTGCCAGCAACCTGCCTGATCCGGATTCAACGCCAAATAACGGAGTTACAACAGAAGACGATTATGACAGTCTGCAGATTAAAGTGGCTGTTGCCGATTTAAGTTTAGAGAAAACAGTCAGCAATAAAAACGCAAATGTAAACGAAGTAGTAACCTATACGATACAAATTAACAACGAAGGCCCAAGTACAGCAACGGGTGTTGCTGTCGAAGATTTAATTCCTATCGGTTTTTCAAATATCAGCAGCATTACTAATGGAGGAATATTTAGTAAAAGCATTATAAAATGGGTTGACTTAACCGTTCCTGTCGGCGGTATAACCTTAACCTATCAGGCGACTGTTGGAAGTCCGCACGGATTAGAAGCAAACGATTATTTAAATATCGCTCAGGTAACGGCAAGCAATCAGTTTGATCCGGACAGTAAACCGAATAATGATAACGGCGATCAAAGCGAAGACGACGAAGATTCTGAGTTTGTAAATATTCCTTCAACAGATATTGCCATAAATAAAGAAGTCGACCAAACCGATGCCGCTATGGGCAGTGAAGTAATTTTTACTATTACCGCCGAAAATCTTGGAAACCTGACAGCCACAAATGTTGAGGTTCAGGATATTCTTCCAAAAGGATATTTGTTAAACAGTTCTACAGTATCATCTGGAACTTATAACAGCTCGACTAGTGTCTGGGCAATCCCGAGTGTAAATGCCGGAAGCACACAAACCTTAACCATTAACGCCAAAGTAGTAGATTTTAATGATTATTTAAATACAGCCCATCTTGTAAAAATGGATCAGATAGATACCAACTCATCCAATAATCAGGATAGTGCAGCCGTATCGCCAAACTGTTTGAAAATTTACAATGAGTTTTCTCCAAACGACGACGGACAAAACGATACTTTCTATATCGATTGTATCACACAGTATCCGGATAATCAATTAGAGATATTTAACCGCTGGGGCAATTTAGTGTATTACAAAAAAGGATATGATAATACCTGGGACGGAAAAGCCGACGGATCTGCAAAAACACTTCCAGAAGGTACTTATTTCTACGTTCTTGATCTCGGAAACGGTTCGGCTAAAAAATCCGGATGGCTTTATTTAAAATAA